A single window of Natranaerovirga pectinivora DNA harbors:
- a CDS encoding DUF368 domain-containing protein, which produces MKLITDFFKGAVIGIANIIPGLSGGTMALIMGIYEQLTDAIGNLLTDKEKRKVYLLFLGTILIGAVAGILLFAGLFTWLLSTPIKQQHTYFFITGLITGSIPFIFRLNKDMKINGNRLLLMLLGLCIVIFFSLFADKENVVYFPEIRRTILGFINITDFHLGYNLWLIVCGIITAVSMVLPGVSGSALLVSLGEYSNILSIVDRMLVIPGAFFGIGVVFGIVLCAKVVSILLKKYTIQTYFFIIGLMLASIYQIWLELQESINLTPHVLIVSIILGYIGFLVAYYTSKINN; this is translated from the coding sequence ATGAAATTAATTACCGATTTTTTTAAAGGGGCAGTTATAGGAATTGCAAACATAATACCAGGTTTATCTGGTGGAACAATGGCTTTAATCATGGGTATATATGAACAGCTAACAGATGCTATAGGGAACTTATTAACTGATAAAGAAAAAAGAAAAGTATATTTACTATTTTTAGGAACCATTTTAATTGGGGCAGTTGCTGGTATTTTGTTATTTGCAGGTTTGTTTACTTGGTTATTATCAACCCCCATAAAGCAACAACATACATATTTTTTTATCACAGGTTTGATTACAGGGTCTATACCCTTTATTTTCAGACTAAATAAAGATATGAAAATTAATGGTAATAGATTATTATTGATGCTGTTAGGGTTATGTATTGTTATATTTTTTAGTTTATTTGCTGATAAGGAAAATGTTGTTTATTTTCCAGAGATTAGAAGGACCATACTAGGTTTCATTAATATTACAGACTTTCATTTAGGATATAATTTGTGGTTAATAGTTTGTGGGATAATAACTGCCGTTTCAATGGTCTTACCTGGTGTTTCTGGATCTGCTTTATTGGTTAGTTTGGGAGAATATAGTAATATATTATCCATCGTAGATAGAATGTTAGTCATTCCAGGGGCCTTTTTTGGAATAGGTGTTGTATTTGGTATTGTGTTATGTGCTAAAGTTGTAAGTATATTATTAAAAAAATATACCATTCAAACTTATTTTTTCATTATAGGCTTGATGTTGGCTTCCATATATCAAATTTGGTTAGAATTACAAGAGTCAATTAATCTCACGCCACATGTACTAATTGTAAGTATTATCTTAGGGTACATAGGCTTTTTAGTGGCTTATTATACAAGTAAAATAAACAATTAA
- a CDS encoding thioredoxin family protein, translating to MKPILMFKLEACPYCKEALQWMEQVKKTKKEYEQLEITIIDEKLQPDVANDYDYYYVPTYYVDDIKVHEGVATKEIITKVFDSALSD from the coding sequence ATGAAACCTATACTTATGTTCAAATTAGAAGCTTGCCCTTACTGCAAAGAGGCCCTACAATGGATGGAACAAGTAAAGAAAACAAAAAAAGAATACGAACAATTAGAAATCACTATCATTGATGAAAAATTGCAACCTGATGTTGCCAATGATTATGATTACTACTATGTTCCAACTTACTATGTAGATGACATTAAAGTACATGAAGGCGTGGCAACTAAAGAAATCATTACAAAAGTATTTGACTCTGCCTTATCTGACTAA
- a CDS encoding FeoA family protein has product MSLYKFNKKENCIIDELPTNDLLLALGLRKGVTVSVLTRQPFGGPIVVKMNNRSIAIDKNVAEQIMARLVS; this is encoded by the coding sequence ATGTCTTTGTATAAATTTAATAAAAAAGAAAATTGTATAATCGATGAATTACCAACAAATGATTTGTTATTAGCTTTAGGATTAAGAAAAGGTGTCACTGTTTCAGTACTTACAAGACAACCTTTTGGTGGACCAATTGTTGTAAAGATGAATAATCGAAGTATCGCCATAGATAAAAATGTTGCGGAGCAAATTATGGCAAGGTTGGTGAGCTAG
- a CDS encoding lactonase family protein, translated as MNEAIAFIGTYTDTGSKGIYKVKLNIENGMISDPSLAATLDHPPYINIFNDNFLYSICSLDQQGGVCAYRINDHYELEFLNANISDSPSPSHINTTKNGDYLLSANYKKGTVNVYTLDSSGIIKDQICEIKHQGNGPNESRQEQPHVHHVSMSPDEKYLYAVDLGTDKIVVYEFNNGRLAEDPQRTITLNPGSGPRHMIFHPNNKFAYVLAELTSEIIVMAFSQETNTFEVLQYISTLPNDFSGSNLGSAIHFSQDGRFLYASNRGHNSIVQFSVNKNGTLDVVSHTHTQGDYPRDFSIDPSGNLIIVGNQNSNTLLSFRINKDTGVLYEPSKPINIPSPVCIKFIQP; from the coding sequence ATGAATGAAGCAATTGCATTTATAGGTACTTATACAGATACTGGTAGCAAAGGAATATATAAAGTAAAATTAAACATTGAAAATGGTATGATTTCAGACCCATCATTAGCTGCTACCCTAGATCATCCTCCATATATAAACATCTTTAACGATAATTTTCTATATTCTATTTGTTCTTTGGATCAGCAAGGTGGCGTGTGTGCTTATAGAATTAATGATCATTATGAATTAGAATTTTTAAACGCTAATATTAGTGACAGTCCATCACCTAGCCATATAAATACCACTAAAAATGGTGACTATTTATTAAGTGCTAATTATAAAAAAGGTACTGTCAATGTTTATACATTAGATTCTTCTGGCATTATAAAAGATCAAATTTGTGAAATAAAACACCAAGGCAATGGTCCTAATGAATCTAGGCAAGAACAACCTCATGTCCATCATGTTTCTATGAGCCCTGATGAAAAATACCTTTATGCTGTTGATTTAGGCACTGATAAAATTGTTGTTTATGAATTTAATAATGGACGTTTAGCTGAAGACCCACAAAGGACTATTACTTTAAACCCTGGCTCTGGACCAAGGCATATGATTTTTCACCCAAATAACAAATTCGCATATGTATTAGCTGAACTTACTTCTGAGATTATAGTTATGGCCTTTTCCCAAGAAACCAATACCTTTGAAGTTTTACAGTATATCTCTACCTTGCCTAATGATTTTTCAGGAAGTAATTTAGGAAGTGCCATTCATTTCTCACAAGATGGAAGGTTTTTATATGCTTCAAACCGAGGTCATAATAGCATTGTCCAATTTTCAGTTAATAAAAATGGCACTTTAGACGTTGTATCTCATACCCATACCCAAGGGGATTATCCTAGAGATTTTAGCATTGATCCTTCTGGCAATTTAATAATAGTAGGTAATCAAAACTCAAACACCCTATTATCCTTTAGAATTAATAAAGATACAGGTGTTTTATATGAACCATCTAAACCCATAAACATACCATCACCTGTTTGTATTAAATTTATACAACCTTAA
- a CDS encoding methyl-accepting chemotaxis protein yields the protein MKSIKTKLIGYFSVLILLVSIVFGILGMYTISKSVEEEAKKALSLLAEEGSKIVSSQLGTYKAVLETVARRDDIVSMDWELQKEALTREFNRQSHFLTFGVVYPDGTTRYYDGDTAQLGDRDYVKRAFNGESNVSNVLISRVTNEPVVMIAVPILDHNRVVGVLIARGDGNFLSHITSEMGFGELGYAYIIDDNGTIMAHPERNNVLNQFNPIKEVEENIEYTVLANEFEKMVSEKNGISEYSFEDQDVYIGFTEIEGSRWIMVIAANQNEVLNQLPVLQRNIILISIIILIVSIIICIVIGNSITKPIVGVTKYAQKIADLDISEAITENIVNRKDEIGTLGKAFQSVTNNLSDFIKQVVENAQQLAAASQELTATSQQSAESAEEVAKTIEEIADGASEQAKDTEKGADSISELGELIEKDINNIRKLNESTTQVTKLKDEGLSTIKELIEKTAINKKSSREVYGMIINTNESAEKIEMASKMIRNIAEQTNLLALNAAIEAARAGESGRGFAVVADEIRKLAEQSNDFTSDIEEAIKDLTTKTHHAVGTMGEVEKNVEIQAESVSITTEKFEGISSALEEMKNIINLVNESGKDMDNKKNDIINIIQNLSAISEENAAGTQEVAASVEEQTAAMDQIASSSEELARLAEEMNRSVTRFKY from the coding sequence ATGAAAAGTATTAAAACAAAACTTATAGGGTATTTTTCGGTATTGATTTTACTTGTATCTATAGTATTTGGAATTCTAGGAATGTATACTATTAGCAAATCTGTAGAAGAGGAAGCAAAGAAAGCCCTTAGCCTTTTAGCCGAAGAAGGTAGTAAAATCGTTAGTAGTCAGCTTGGTACATACAAAGCAGTTTTAGAGACAGTGGCAAGAAGAGATGACATTGTTTCAATGGATTGGGAATTACAAAAAGAAGCCTTGACTAGAGAATTTAATAGACAATCCCATTTTTTAACCTTTGGGGTAGTTTATCCTGATGGAACAACCAGATACTATGATGGAGATACAGCTCAGTTAGGCGATCGAGATTATGTAAAACGTGCCTTTAATGGAGAATCTAATGTATCTAATGTGTTAATCAGCCGAGTAACCAATGAGCCCGTGGTAATGATTGCTGTTCCTATTCTGGATCATAATAGAGTTGTAGGGGTTCTAATTGCTAGAGGTGATGGTAATTTTCTTAGTCATATAACAAGTGAAATGGGATTTGGAGAATTAGGATATGCTTATATCATTGATGACAATGGGACTATAATGGCTCATCCTGAAAGAAATAATGTCCTCAATCAATTTAATCCAATAAAGGAAGTTGAAGAAAATATAGAGTACACAGTTTTAGCAAATGAATTTGAGAAAATGGTGTCTGAAAAAAATGGTATAAGTGAGTATTCCTTTGAAGACCAAGACGTATATATTGGGTTTACAGAGATAGAAGGTAGTAGATGGATAATGGTTATAGCAGCCAATCAAAATGAAGTATTGAATCAACTGCCTGTGTTACAACGAAATATTATATTAATTTCTATTATTATATTAATTGTGAGTATTATTATTTGTATTGTAATTGGAAATTCAATTACAAAGCCAATTGTGGGGGTTACAAAATATGCACAAAAAATAGCAGACTTAGATATTTCTGAAGCTATTACTGAAAATATAGTTAATAGAAAAGATGAAATTGGAACTTTAGGAAAAGCATTCCAGTCTGTTACGAATAATTTGTCTGATTTTATAAAACAAGTAGTAGAAAATGCACAACAGTTAGCGGCTGCCTCACAAGAGTTAACAGCAACAAGTCAGCAGTCAGCAGAATCAGCAGAAGAAGTTGCAAAAACAATAGAGGAAATTGCGGATGGGGCTTCAGAACAAGCAAAAGATACTGAAAAAGGCGCAGATAGCATTAGTGAGTTAGGTGAATTGATTGAAAAAGATATAAATAATATTAGAAAGCTTAATGAGTCAACAACTCAAGTGACTAAGTTAAAAGACGAAGGTTTGAGTACTATAAAAGAACTGATTGAAAAAACAGCAATTAATAAAAAGTCCTCAAGAGAAGTATATGGCATGATTATAAACACAAATGAAAGTGCAGAAAAAATAGAAATGGCTAGTAAAATGATTAGAAATATTGCAGAGCAAACTAATTTACTAGCACTAAATGCGGCAATTGAAGCAGCAAGGGCAGGGGAATCAGGAAGAGGATTTGCAGTAGTAGCTGATGAAATTAGAAAGCTGGCGGAACAATCTAATGATTTTACATCGGATATAGAGGAAGCAATTAAAGATTTAACCACTAAGACCCATCATGCTGTAGGTACAATGGGAGAAGTTGAAAAAAATGTGGAAATTCAGGCAGAGAGCGTTAGTATAACTACAGAAAAATTTGAAGGCATTTCTAGTGCACTTGAAGAGATGAAAAATATTATAAATTTAGTTAACGAATCAGGTAAGGACATGGATAATAAAAAGAATGATATAATCAATATCATACAAAATTTATCTGCAATATCTGAAGAAAATGCAGCTGGGACACAAGAAGTGGCAGCTTCTGTAGAAGAACAAACAGCAGCAATGGATCAGATTGCAAGCTCAAGTGAAGAGTTGGCCAGGCTTGCAGAAGAAATGAATAGAAGTGTTACACGATTTAAATATTAA
- a CDS encoding glycoside hydrolase family 88/105 protein codes for MTYELVEKLREQYMVNEHWYGVKWHYVPYCICKSYMDRYEDTKEEKYFDFVKNYVDRLYDETGNIPEIDLNYYSIDQIRMASILFPLYKKTGDEKYKKVMDILYNQLYTTYPRTESGSFWHKENYPNQIWLDGLYMGQPFCVEYTKEFLDKKDYSDMLNQFANMRKFLYDDELKLYYHAYDESREMFWCNKETGLSPHVWDRAVGWVIMALVDILQLLETEDVDTTLLKDLLVELIDGMLLYQHESGMWYQVVDMGDREGNYLESSGTAMMAYGMLKGIRLGYLDAKYKEPAVKAFDGIINTWVKEENGEVILGGICKSAGLGRHPELGIIRDGSFEYYVSGEPIVENNGHGVAPFLMAYNEICLL; via the coding sequence TTGACTTACGAATTAGTCGAAAAACTTAGAGAACAATATATGGTTAATGAACATTGGTATGGGGTTAAATGGCATTATGTTCCATACTGCATATGTAAATCTTACATGGATAGATATGAAGACACAAAAGAAGAAAAATACTTTGATTTTGTAAAGAATTATGTTGATCGCTTATATGATGAAACAGGTAATATCCCTGAAATTGATCTAAACTACTACAGTATAGATCAAATTAGAATGGCTTCTATTCTTTTTCCTCTTTATAAAAAAACAGGGGATGAAAAATACAAGAAAGTAATGGATATCCTTTACAATCAATTGTATACAACATATCCAAGAACAGAGTCAGGTAGTTTTTGGCATAAAGAAAACTATCCAAATCAAATTTGGTTAGATGGTCTTTATATGGGACAACCATTTTGTGTAGAATATACTAAAGAGTTTCTGGATAAAAAAGACTACTCAGATATGCTTAATCAATTTGCTAATATGAGAAAATTTTTATATGATGATGAATTAAAACTTTACTATCATGCCTATGATGAAAGTCGTGAAATGTTCTGGTGTAATAAAGAAACCGGCCTTTCACCACATGTATGGGATCGTGCTGTTGGTTGGGTCATCATGGCTCTTGTAGACATCTTACAATTACTTGAAACTGAAGATGTGGATACCACATTATTAAAAGACTTATTAGTTGAGTTAATTGATGGTATGTTGTTGTATCAACATGAAAGTGGTATGTGGTACCAGGTTGTTGATATGGGTGATAGAGAAGGTAATTACCTTGAGTCTAGTGGTACTGCAATGATGGCTTATGGTATGTTAAAAGGTATTCGTTTAGGATATCTAGATGCAAAATACAAAGAACCAGCAGTTAAAGCCTTTGATGGCATTATTAATACTTGGGTTAAAGAAGAAAATGGGGAAGTTATTCTTGGTGGTATTTGTAAAAGTGCTGGTCTTGGTAGACATCCTGAATTAGGTATCATTCGTGATGGTTCATTTGAGTATTATGTTTCTGGTGAGCCTATTGTTGAGAATAATGGACATGGAGTTGCGCCGTTCCTTATGGCTTATAATGAAATTTGTTTGCTTTAA